One Apodemus sylvaticus chromosome 14, mApoSyl1.1, whole genome shotgun sequence DNA window includes the following coding sequences:
- the LOC127664826 gene encoding olfactory receptor 2B2-like has protein sequence MSVANESISREFILLGFSDRPWLELPLFVVFLVSYVLTIFGNMMIILVSRLDSKLHTPMYFFLTNLSLLDLCYTTSTVPQMLINICSTRKVISYGGCVAQLFIFLALGCTECFLLGVMSFDRFVAICRPLHYSVIMHQRRCLQLSAACWISGFSNSVLQSTWTLLMPLCGHNEVDHFLCEIPALLKLSCVDTTAIESEQFFISVVFLLIPVTLILISYTLIVKAVLRIRSAEGRRKAFGTCGSHLIVVVLFYGTAIYMYLQPPSPASKDRGKMVSLFYGIITPMLNPLIYTLRNKEVKGACKRLVTRVILSRK, from the coding sequence ATGAGTGTGGCCAATGAGAGCATCTCACGGGAGTTCATTCTCTTAGGGTTTTCAGATCGGCCATGGCTGGAGCTGCCACTCTTTGTGGTGTTTCTAGTGTCCTATGTTCTGACCATCTTTGGAAATATGATGATAATTCTTGTGTCCCGCCTGGATTCCAAActccacacccccatgtactttttcctcacTAACCTGTCCCTGCTGGACTTGTGCTATACCACAAGCACAGTCCCACAGATGCTCATCAACATCTGCAGCACCCGGAAGGTGATCAGCTATGGAGGCTGTGTGGCCCAGCTTTTCATCTTCCTGGCTCTAGGTTGCACTGAATGCTTTCTCCTGGGCGTCATGTCCTTTGACAGGTTTGTAGCCATCTGTCGGCCTCTCCACTACTCAGTCATCATGCACCAAAGGCGCTGCCTCCAACTGTCAGCTGCGTGTTGGATCAGTGGCTTCAGCAACTCAGTACTGCAGTCCACATGGACCCTTCTGATGCCACTGTGTGGTCACAACGAAGTGGACCATTTCCTCTGTGAGATCCCTGCCCTGCTCAAGTTATCCTGTGTGGATACGACAGCAATTGAAAGTGAACAATTTTTTATAAGTGTTGTCTTCCTTTTAATACCTGTGACTCTCATCCTCATATCATACACGTTGATTGTGAAAGCAGTGTTGAGAATCAGGTCAGCTGAAGGTCGGCGAAAGGCGTTTGGGACGTGTGGCTCCCACCTCATTGTGGTGGTCCTCTTTTATGGCACGGCTATCTACATGTACCTGCAGCCACCATCCCCTGCTTCCAAGGACCGGGGGAAAATGGTGTCCCTCTTTTATGGGATCATCACACCCATGCTGAATCCCCTCATCTACACACTCAGGAACAAAGAGGTAAAGGGAGCGTGCAAGAGGCTGGTGACAAGGGTCATCCTGAGTAGAAAATAA